In the Pseudomonas kermanshahensis genome, GTTTCTTCTACTGGACAACTTCACCCTGATTTCCCTGGCGTCGGCGGTCGAGCCGCTGCGCATGGCCAACCAGCTTTCCGGCCGCGAGCTGTACCGCTGGCACACCCTGACCGTCGATGGCGGCCAGGTCTGGGCCAGTGATGGCCTGCAGATCACCCCCGACGCGGCCATGCACAATGCGCCGCCGATCGACACCGTGATTGTCTGCGGTGGTGTCGGCATTCAGCGCACCGTTACCCGTGAACACGTGACCTGGCTGCAGGCGCAGGCTCGCCAGTCGCGGCGCCTGGGCGCGGTGTGCACCGGCAGCTGGGCACTGGCCTGTGCCGGGCTGCTCGACGGCTTCGATTGCAGCGTGCACTGGGAGTGCCTGGCTGCCATGCAGGAGGCCTACCCACGGGTCAACATGAGCACCCGCCTGTTCACCCTCGACCGCAACCGCTTCACCAGCTCCGGTGGCACCGCGCCGCTGGACATGATGCTGCACCTGATCAGCCGCGATCACGGCCGTGAACTGTCGGCGGCGATCTCCGAAATGTTTGTCTACGAGCGCATTCGCAACGAGCAAGACCACCAGCGCGTGCCGCTCAAGCACATGCTTGGCACCAACCAGCCGAAGCTGCAGGAAATCGTCGCGCTGATGGAGGCCAACCTGGAAGAGCCGATCGACCTCGACGAACTGGCGGTGTATGTGTCGGTGTCGCGGCGCCAGCTCGAGCGCTTGTTCCAGAAGTACCTGCACTGCTCGCCGTCGCGCTATTACCTGAAGCTGCGCCTGATCCGCGCGCGGCAGTTGCTGAAGCAGACGCCGATGTCGATCATCGAAGTGGCCTCGGTGTGCGGCTTCGTCTCTACCCCGCACTTCTCCAAGTGCTACCGCGAGTATTTCGGCATTCCGCCGCGTGATGAGCGCGTGGGCTCCAACACTGCCCAGCAGGTGGCGATGATGCCGATCCCGCAGGCCATGACCCTGTCGCCGCACAGCGGGCCGATGGCGGCCCTGAGCCAGGCACGCAACGAGTCGACGTTCGCCAGCGTAAGGCTCTGAAACAGAGCCGGCCTCTTCGCGGGGCAAGCCCGCTCCCACACGTACAGCACTGAATTCGAAAGCAGCGCGATACCTGTGGGAGCGGGCTTGCCCGCGAAGAGGCCGGTGCAGGATTAATCAGTCAGGTGCGCTTGCTGAACTGTGCCAGCGCAGGCAAAAGCTGTTTGTCGATCGCCTGTCGCACCGCCGGCAATATGGTCGCGCTGCCGGTATACATCTGCTCGACCATGCCCTTCAGCGCCTTTGCATTGGGCTCGGTCAGCCCACGCACCACCGCCTCGCAGGCCTGCTCGGCGCTGGCCCCGGCGGGGATGTCGAAACCGCGCGCGCGCAGGTGGCCGGCGAGGTCGTCCTGGTCAATCAAATCCGCATGCATCATGGCTGTTGTCCCTTTTATCGCTAAGCGAGTGCTGCTGTGATTTACGACCGATTCTGTGTCCACCGCGACAGGCCCGCAAGGGCAGAATGTCGCAATGGCTGCTTTGGCTAAGAACAGGTCGTTTACGGCTAAATCACCCGCCCCTGAAGTGCGCACACTCAAGCCATCTACCGCAACGGAGGGTTTGGTCACCCTCGCTCGTGCACAGTGGATGTTGCTCGCTCTTGGCCCCGGATGCTCACGGCTTTCCGGGGTTATTTTTTTCTCCCTAGCTGCCGTTTCCCTAGCGACTCTACGAGTAGGCGGTCGCGGCGTCAGCTGATTAATTCAGTTCCTCTATGCCACAGGAACTGAACCATGAAACAGATGCTGTCCAAAACCTGCCTAATGGGGGCGGGGCTGTTGTTCTCCTCGCTCTGCTATGCCTCATCGCCCTCTCCCCAACTCTTCTCGTTCGAGCAGCGCCACAGTGCCCTGCAAACGAAGCCTGCGGGTTATATGCGGACCTTGCTAGGCGACCCTGCTAACAAAGACGTCGTGCTGGTCGATGTGAAGCCGGCGCTCATCAGCAACGATACAAGCACATTGGCAATCACCCTGCCAGACGGCAAGACGGCGACTTTTAACCTGGAAACTTACAGTGCCCTGCCCGAGGGGCTGGAAGGTTGGGTGGGTTACAAACCGTCGGCTGTGAAATCGAAATCTGCCTCGGAGCTCAAGTTTGACCCGCTGTACTACCTGTCGATTGTGCGCCAAGGCGATCAGCTGGTAGGGGAGATCATGGTCGACGGGCAGCGTTACCGTTTGGAGTATGTGAGCCCGGGTCAACATGCCCTTGTCACGATCGATGAAGCCAAGCTTGCGCCCCTGGATGCCCTCCCAGAGGCTAAGGCGGTAGCAGCGCAAGTGGCGAGTGTTCAGCCCCAAGCCACCTCTGAGCACAGCACCATCCGCCTGATGTTCGTTACCACCCAACAATCGAGGGCCAAGTACCCCAACCCCCGACTGACCTTGAATCAAGCGTTGCAAGACGTGAATCAGACCATGAAGAACAGCAAGGTCAACATCACCTTTGAGTTGGCCGGCATCTACGATGCCAATTACGATGAGTCGGGCAAGGAATATTCGAAGTTGCTCAACGATGTAACCTACTACATGAAAGACGTGGCGCAGGCCCGGGACGGGATGCTGGCGGACCTGGTCTCCATGATCGTGGTTAATAACGCCCTGTGTGGCGGCGGAAAGTTTGGGCCCTCGAAAGCCGCTGGGTTTACTGCGGTGACGTGCTTGTCTTCGCTGGCTCATGAAATTGGCCACAACTTCGGTATGGTGCACAACTCGGGTGGCGCAAGGACACCGTCATACATACATGGCTACCGCTGGAATCAGGGCCTCTTACCCTTCCGTACGCAAATGTCTTATGAATGCACAGGCCGCTCTTGCCCGCGCATTGCATACTTCTCCAATCCGCGCCTGAGCTACGCTGGCGTTCCCATGGGGACCGTCAAGGACAATGACGTTGCACGCGCATTGAATGAGCGACGTAGCATCGTAGAGAATTTTTATCCCTCTCCAGCGAACGCCGCCAAGATTACCTTGTTCGAGCAATCTCGATTCCAGGGCAAGCGTTGCGAAATGTACCTCCAGAAGGGAAGCGTTACACCCCTGAAAGACAGCCTTTGTCGGTCACTGACCACCTCCCGCTCCGCTAAAATCGAAAATTTCCAGGCCGGCAACACGGTGTGCTTGCGTAATACGGATGACTCCAGGAACCGCTGCTTTACGGGGGCTTATACAGGTGATTTCGAAATCAATAACTTTGACCTCGATTCGGCTTGGCCGGGCGAGCTGAAGCGCAGCGTAAAAGGCTGGCCGATGAATGGGTCGGTGACCCAAGTCACTTACGAGAAAGCCGGTGACACCTTCGTTCGGCTTTATGCGCAAGAGGACTTCAAGAGCCCGCTCTGCACGGTTGCAATAGGGGAGGGGAAAACTGTGACCCTGAACACCGAAGGCCAATGCCCCTCCACTGTTGGCAGGTCCCGTTCTGCCCAGGTGCTGGGTTTCGATGGCAGCCAGGTATGTTTCACCAACGCAGACGCCAAGAGAATGCACTGTTACAGCGGCCAGTATCAGGGCGATTTCAGCATTCGAAACTATGACACCAGCAACCTGAATTTACCCAAAGGCCTGGCGGCTACCCGAAGCGGCTACATGAACAGTAATGCTTATCGGATTTCGAAGGGCGTGGAGTAACACCGCTACCGTGACCGAACATCTGACCCCGGCGGCGTAAGCCCCTGGGGTTGTTGTTCATTGGCTACCGGCGTTCCGGGGGCATTTATTGCCCGTCATTCGCTGTTTTGTATGCGGTTACCTGACATTTCTGCCAGGTGACGAGCCTGCGTGACACCTGCTCTGCTATAGGCGATGGACTTCCAGAGGGGCGGAATCATGAAAATATTTGCCTATAGGGCATGGCTCGCCATAGCCGGGTGCGCGTTGCTCGCGGCTTGCTCGTCATCGACACCGCGAGAGAGCGGAACTTCAAGCGCGGTTACGCAATTGTTCACGCTTGAACCCACCCCAGATCGCAGTACGCTTCAGAAAACAGCCACGGGGTATCTGGCTACTCTGTTGGCGAACCCAGCTAACGACGAAATTACGCTGGTTGACGTCAGTGCGGAGCTGATCAGCAACAGCACTCAACATTTGGCAGTGACATTGCCCGATGGTAAAACAGCCCAATTCAACCTGCGCGACTTTAATTCAATGGCCGGTGGTTACGAAGGCTGGGTGGGTTATAGACGTTCGGCGTGGAAGCTGAATCACCCTTCACCTGCTGAGATCGATTTCGACCCTCGCTATTACCTGTCGATCGTGCGCCACGGCACCCAGTTGGTCGGTAACTTGATCGTGGATGGCCAGCGCTATCAACTGGAATACCTCGGAGGCAGACAGCATGCGTTAATAAAGATTGACGGTTC is a window encoding:
- a CDS encoding GlxA family transcriptional regulator, with amino-acid sequence MTSYTSGNPTQNRTAPQSIGFLLLDNFTLISLASAVEPLRMANQLSGRELYRWHTLTVDGGQVWASDGLQITPDAAMHNAPPIDTVIVCGGVGIQRTVTREHVTWLQAQARQSRRLGAVCTGSWALACAGLLDGFDCSVHWECLAAMQEAYPRVNMSTRLFTLDRNRFTSSGGTAPLDMMLHLISRDHGRELSAAISEMFVYERIRNEQDHQRVPLKHMLGTNQPKLQEIVALMEANLEEPIDLDELAVYVSVSRRQLERLFQKYLHCSPSRYYLKLRLIRARQLLKQTPMSIIEVASVCGFVSTPHFSKCYREYFGIPPRDERVGSNTAQQVAMMPIPQAMTLSPHSGPMAALSQARNESTFASVRL
- a CDS encoding M12 family metallo-peptidase — translated: MKQMLSKTCLMGAGLLFSSLCYASSPSPQLFSFEQRHSALQTKPAGYMRTLLGDPANKDVVLVDVKPALISNDTSTLAITLPDGKTATFNLETYSALPEGLEGWVGYKPSAVKSKSASELKFDPLYYLSIVRQGDQLVGEIMVDGQRYRLEYVSPGQHALVTIDEAKLAPLDALPEAKAVAAQVASVQPQATSEHSTIRLMFVTTQQSRAKYPNPRLTLNQALQDVNQTMKNSKVNITFELAGIYDANYDESGKEYSKLLNDVTYYMKDVAQARDGMLADLVSMIVVNNALCGGGKFGPSKAAGFTAVTCLSSLAHEIGHNFGMVHNSGGARTPSYIHGYRWNQGLLPFRTQMSYECTGRSCPRIAYFSNPRLSYAGVPMGTVKDNDVARALNERRSIVENFYPSPANAAKITLFEQSRFQGKRCEMYLQKGSVTPLKDSLCRSLTTSRSAKIENFQAGNTVCLRNTDDSRNRCFTGAYTGDFEINNFDLDSAWPGELKRSVKGWPMNGSVTQVTYEKAGDTFVRLYAQEDFKSPLCTVAIGEGKTVTLNTEGQCPSTVGRSRSAQVLGFDGSQVCFTNADAKRMHCYSGQYQGDFSIRNYDTSNLNLPKGLAATRSGYMNSNAYRISKGVE